In a single window of the Canis lupus dingo isolate Sandy chromosome 18, ASM325472v2, whole genome shotgun sequence genome:
- the LOC112663125 gene encoding LOW QUALITY PROTEIN: olfactory receptor 5D14 (The sequence of the model RefSeq protein was modified relative to this genomic sequence to represent the inferred CDS: inserted 1 base in 1 codon): MSCIFVTNSTKLLFDRNNLFPDTPLPNPQSPFKGTVVMAVRNLSVEMTFALLGFADYPELQIPLFLLFLIMYIITVVGNLGMIVIIKINPKFHTPMYFFLSHLSFVDFCYSSIVTPKLLENLVMEDKNIFYFSCMLQYFLSCTAVVTESFLLAVMAYDRFVAICNPLLYSVVMSQRLCALLVSGSYLWGXFGPLVLLCYALQLNFSGHNTINHFFCEYTALIAVSSSDILIPHLLLFGFATFNEVSTLLIILTSYTFIFVTVLNIHSASGRSKAFSTCASHLTAITIFHGTILSLYYVPNSKNSRQTVKVASVFYTVVNPMLNPLIYSLRNKDVKDALRKLIDTKVPFH; the protein is encoded by the exons ATGTCATGCATTTTTGTCACTAACTCCACAAAACTTCTCTTTGACAGAAACAACCTCTTCCccgacacccccctccccaacccccaatcTCCTTTCAAGGGCACTGTGGTGATGGCTGTAAGAAATCTGAGTGTGGAGATGACCTTTGCCCTCTTGGGTTTCGCGGATTACCCAGAGCTTCagattcctctcttcctcttgtttctGATCATGTACATTATCACCGTGGTAGGAAATCTTGGGATGATAGTAATCATCAAGATTAACCCCAAATTTCACACTCCCATGTACTTTTTCCTTAGCCacctttcttttgttgatttttgttacTCTTCCATCGTTACTCCCAAGCTGCTTGAGAACCTGGTCATGGAGGATAAAAACATCTTCTACTTTAGCTGCATGTTGCAGTACTTCTTGTCCTGCACTGCTGTGGTGACGGAATCCTTCCTGCTGGCAGTGATGGCCTATGATCGCTTTGTGGCCATTTGCAACCCTCTGCTTTATTCAGTGGTCATGTCGCAGAGGCTCTGTGCCCTGCTGGTGTCTGGGTCGTATCTCTGGG AGTTTGGTCCCTTGGTACTCCTCTGCTATGCTCTCCAGCTAAACTTTTCTGGACATAACACAATCAACCATTTTTTCTGTGAATACACAGCTCTCATTGCTGTCTCCAGCTCAGACATACTCATTCCCCACCTGCTGCTTTTTGGCTTTGCCACTTTCAATGAGGTGAGTACACTGCTGATCATCCTCACTTCATACACTTTTATATTCGTGACTGTACTAAATATCCATTCTGCCAGTGGGCGTAGCaaagccttctccacctgtgCCTCCCACCTGACTGCCATCACCATCTTCCACGGGACCATCCTTTCCCTCTACTATGTGCCCAACTCCAAAAACTCCAGGCAAACAGTCAAAGTGGCCTCTGTATTTTATACAGTGGTCAACCCTATGCTGAACCCTCTGATCTACAGCCTGAGGAATAAAGATGTGAAAGATGCCCTCCGGAAATTAATAGACACAAAAGTCCCATTCCACTGA